A stretch of DNA from Cryptomeria japonica chromosome 4, Sugi_1.0, whole genome shotgun sequence:
GATTTTAACTACTATTTGGATATTAATGTCCGTATTTTCTTTTGCTGGCAAAAGACCACACATTTTGCCTTGAGACATTTTTGAGGATGGATAAACACCTCATATATGGAGAGAGTGTTGAAAGATCTGTTGGTAATTAATTTTTAGAAGTGTGCTGCTTCTATGTCAGCTTATTGTATTACTGTTAGTAACTCTGCATTTATTCTTTGCGCAATTGGTGCTCTATGGAATTTGTGAAAGAAGCATAGTAAAGGCTTCAGTTATGGCTATTAATTGAAACAAACAGTTGCATAATTTATAGCAACAACACACAAAATTGCAGTCTCAGTAATGATGCTGATCTTTCTTAATACACTAATGAAGAACCATGTGATGTTTGAAGTCTAATGCTAAATATTGCCTGGTAATTTCACAAATCAAAACTCATCAGACATCTTTCTAGCCCCATTTTTGCTTCTTAGCACACCATCCGACAGTTGTTCAATTAGAAGACAGCTACTTTTGCCGCTAAGACTCGTCAGACCAGTATATTTGCACTTGGTATGAGTACTCAATAAATTAATTGATCAACACAAACTTTGTTTATTTACAGTAAGGTCTGATTGAATAAGTTGCAGTGCCCGATGCAAATAAGCAAAAATTAGTACTTATGTTTTCAGATTTATATTGTCAAGTGCACGTTAGCAAAAAAGAACACAGCTTTAACGAGAGGAAGAAAACACAAACAACAGAGAACCGAACAACATTTGACCTTGAGAGAACCAGAAAAGGAGAAAACTCAAGAACAGTCAAGTATTTCTTCATGTCCACCATGTCTGCAATTTTTATTTACTGAAACGATATGCAACTAACCTTATTTACAATAGTTCCTTATGAACATTGTACATCAAGTTCAAGAAGGAAGCTGCAAAGACTCGGTAAGGAAAGAGACATGTGCTGCACTATGAAGTAATTGAAAATGCGAACTCTGGAAATTCATAACCTTCACTTAGGATATACTGATGGTTGTGTAACTTCAAGTCTATCAAGCATGCTGGAtgcaatttttatcaaaataatcaTTAATGAAAATTTAGAAGTGTTGGGTGGTATTGCATATAGCGTGGGGTTTTCAGCAAAATCCGTCTCTCGCCTTCAAACTGCTTTTGTGCTCCCTAAACCATGTGAGTACAAAAGTTGGAATGGTTTCGTTAAAGTTTACTGAGAAAATTCCAATGGAACAAAGCAAAAAAATATTGGGAAAAGACAACAACGTGGGAAAAGATAGCAAGGTGCTTCCATATGTATGTTTTTATCTGCCTACGTACTATAAATCCAATCTTCTTAGATTTTCAATCATCGCGAAGCCCAGTCATGAATACAGTGTGGAATTCAGCGAGCATACTCATTAATTTTGTATGGAATCCAGTAGGGTGTCCGTAAAtgcaaataaatgtatttattgcagacaatatttgaattttttatagattttttgatgGTTTTTATTGCTAGCCATGTCATTGTCTTCACCGCCTGCAGCCTCTATAAAATAGTTTGCATAGTGTATACATATATGCTACAAATACCTGTACAAGCCTACATGCAAACCACTACAAATTAGCACCTCATTATAGATTCAACGGTGTTCAAGGTGAGTAGCTATCAAATCCTTATTGAAAggtttctttcatttgtgcactttTTTCAGCTCTACAACTCATTTTCCATGGTCAGAATTGCGTCAGAGATAATTGTTTTAGTTAATGATGGTATGTTAATATTTTTAATCCTAATCCGTTGCTGGAGACATTTGTTGCTATTTAGAATTGCGTCAGAGATAATTGTTTTAGTTAATGATGGCATGTTAATATTTTTAATCCTAATCCATTGCTGGAGACATCCATCGCTATTTTTACTGCGAATAAACTTAATGAACTTTACAAAGTGCATAAAGTTATCTGGTCCAATGATATTAGCATTGTTAATTTTACAATTATTTTCTTTGTATTAGCATACTAACTTAGTTTATCTTAACTTTTCGCAAATTCGTTTTTCATaaagttcttgcacatcttttCTTTTATTACACCTTTAggttcaaattttgaataaatttaaaataGCAATGGAATAGTTTTTCCCATAAATTCTTTCTGGTTATTCTTTAAGTATTTCATACATTTTTACCACAAAAAGAAACACCAAAAAAACCTATGTTACTGAATTGCTTCAAAATTAGGCCAATTCCAAGTACGAAACGATCCAGAATCAGAATTTGCATAGGATCAACGTATAATCGATAAAGGTTAGGAATTATGTCCCTAAATTTTGCTCACTTACTGTCCTCTAAAAAACCCTAAACAACATTCTCCACTTAAGCAAATTTAAAACCCTAAACATAACCTTGGTTGCATTACGAATAAGATGCTTGAATACCAACATCTCAATAGCCCATACAAACAAAAAAACCTCTTGAAAGAAATACATTTTTGTTTACGAACAATCAATTTCACATTTGAAGCAGCTAAACCGTACATCGTTattcattaaaattaattaaaagaaatagtACTTGATAGAGGTCTAAACAAAAAATCTATAAGATTGAAAACTTTTGGAATAGTGGAGAGAATTTTGTATGTGTCATGCCCACTGATGTTCTATATAAcggaaatattttttaaattaaattttatttaatatcttGATATAATCATAATCTTAAATACATTCATTTTAATCGAGTTAGTTATTAtgagtttttttttcaattatgcTTGGCCATGATGTAAGCTAATAGCATTTCATTTAGTGTTTCTGATATTGAATGAGAATGATGCATTCAGAATTCTTCTCTATAGGAACAAATCGAACTCTTACCGTACCGTGTTAGGAAAcgtttaaaaaaaaaagggttaaGATTAGAATTATATTTAGTATTGTgctttttaaattttcatataGTTTTTAGGGGACAGTTAAATTGTTTGTGTGGTTGATATTTTTTGCTAGGTTATAATTTGTTAAGGTAGCTTTCTTCCACTGTATAGGTTATACAGGTATTATTGTATTTCTTTCAGGTTTCCCGTTAGTTTAGTTTATTTCTTTAAACAACCCATTTTTTTTTATTGGCTTCGTTTAATATGATAGCGTACAGATCCTTTCAACCATAGAACAGATTTTTTTTAAGAATGGCAAGTCAGATCTTTTTGTATAGTAAAGATGGATAAATAATCTTGAATCTCACGAGGACATGACTTTCTAAAGTTTTGATGGTGTTTGTCTATTTTCTGGTTTAAGTAATTAGTTTATAgtcattttattttttcaaataggATGAGATAGTCTATTCTAGGTTAAAAACCCTCTACCTAAAGTCTGTTGTCTCACGCCAGAATACTTTGGCGTTGCTTGAGATTTTTCTTGATTTCCGTACAATTTGTGTATCCCACAAAGTTGTGCTTACTTGAAAATACATTTAATATTTTGTTCAAGTCTGCAAAAAAAACTTACGTCAGATCTTCGAATTTCATTGTTCTCAATCTCTGATATTTTTTAATTCAATCTTAATGTATTATGAATAAATTGAAGCGCAAGAAATTGGTTTTCCTGTCTGACATTGTTTCATTATTATTCCTACACTACCCATTTTTTTTAACTTGGTGTAAGGAGAAAAAAATGAACCAAATGTAAGGAGAAAAAAATGAACCAAACTACGCTATTTCTTATGGCTGCAATGCTTTTTGGAGGTCTTTAGGCTCCCACATCACTTCCCCAAAACATCACATCTCTTCCAAGCaatgacaaagcatgtttctattataGAATACTAGAAGATGCaatgacaaagcatgtttctattataGAATACTAGAAGATGAATGGTaggaaatatttctattttttttatttgaatatttattttgaCCAAGGGATTAAATTGTTCTCTATAAGCGAAAAAAAGAGCTTTTAATCATTCCTTAACTTTGTTCAtctataaaaaatcattttttacatTCAGAATTGAGTCAATGGTAATTGTTTTCCATCTTTCATGAGCTTTGACCATGAAGTCCTTTTTAGACCAGGCAAACTCTTATGTATCTATTCTCTACTTTTCGTAGCAGAATATGTATAGCAAACTCTTCATTCTTATACTGTTCATTATGCTTGTGAGGCTTTCTTTTTCACTCACACAGTCCCCACCTTCTTACCTTATGTTGCAGCTTATTTCAATTTGGCACCTCTCTAACTCTTCATCGCAACCCCTGTCCATTTATTTGGGCACCTCTTCCTATCCTCTATGCGCAGCCCCTATGCAATGCGATAGGAAAAAGTCTCTCTCTTAGTTGCCACGCACAATATCTTCTCTAGGTTGTTGATTGTTTCACCTTCGATGCATCTTTTAACTTCCTTTTGGTCGATGCTTCTCTTGCTTACAtttattttttaatctattttgatCTGTTTTCAAATTCTTGTGTGTGCAGAATATGTATATCCATTTTTTTGCGTTCAATAATTTCAATTACAAAAAAATTTAAGAGTTTCTTTCTTTCATTAGTAATTGTGTTTTTTCGATAAATTTGAATGTGGGTGTTTATATAGATCCAATATTGTTGTGTACTGTTTTACCTCGGAATTCAAATATACTATAACCAATGGAATCAGATAAATCATCTAGCTAGACTTACACAGAATTCGGTGCAGTCAAACCTAAAATAGAATTAGGTATATTACCATCAAGATTATTGTTGGTAATGTTTCTGCCCGAAAACATCAAATTACCAAAGCTATTTCAATCAGAGGGAAAACATGAGCTAGCTAGAATGAACTAAAGCCAAGCAATCCAACAAAAAATTTACCCCCTTTTTTTTTCACTCATAGGTTTTGTAGTTTTGGCGGAGTTGAAGAACGGATGTTGCCGTGTATGTTGTTAAAATCCCTTCATTAGAACGGACATGATACAACATGcatacaaataaataaaatgaaataataaacatttatttataagtctaataatttatttttaattaattatttaaataactttGAAGAATAAATtgttttataattaaaatattttaaatttaatagaaatatcttaatatatataaaaaataaagttaactcaaaattataattgaaatgtaatcctaattTTATCAAAACTTTAGTGCTAATATAATAGTAGCTGTTGTTAAATTGTAACCCTAATTCTAGGATAACTTTAGTGTCAGGTTCAGTATGATTTGTTTAGTTAGCTTTAATTTTGCTTTAATGTTaagtttaaagttcaatttggttaagtgttagaGTCATGGTGGAGTTTGGTTTGAGATTttttgatttaataaaaataattattagagTTCAATTTGGCATATGGTCAAGGTTCAAATTGGTAGTTTATTTTACTGTTAGGAGTAGATTTCAAATTGGTTTAGTGTAGAATTAGGTTTATGCTTGTAGGGTTCAATTTTATCTAGAGTAAGGGTTATGTTtcaatttggtttatggtttaatTAGGTTTGCACTTGGAATTCAATTGGGTTTATAGCTAGGGTTTATTTAATCTTAGTGTTAGGGGTAGAGGTCAATTTGGTTTAAGGTTAGTGTTTAAATTTCATTTAGAGTTACGGTTATAAAATTTGGTTTAATGTTATAGTCAAGGTTTCATTTGGTTTGGTTCAAGTTTAGGTTTCACATTAGTTAAGTGTTACAATTCATTTTGGTTTAGATTTCAATTTgatttagggttatgattcaattaggtTTGCAATTATATGGTTTAAGATTAACTATTATTAACTCCACCTAAGCTTCTATTAATTTTTTTAGCAAAACAAAAATGATCATTTATGTAAGGTTAGGTATCTATCTTTAAAAATTTGAAATGTAAATTAATTCCACTTgtttttttaaaagataaaaagTGTATTCAACTCCACTACTTTAAaaacaatatattatatatatttgcaaGAATCTAAGCAATGAGAATGAGATATAGTGTCTCCTACCGCACATCTTCATGTTCACATCATATAATCTGCCATGCTATTTAGTCTTTGTTGATGTTTCGTGTTTTACTTAAAAACCGTATATAAAATGGACAACATCATCTGTAACTGTAAATGATgtcataatttaatttaatttagtatccccataaataaaataattgtgaCTTGCCACTATGATCTAACATGTTGGGTCATGgtttaaagataaaaaatgaaaTAGCTACGTGGTAGTTATCAATACACTACTTTGCACCAAGGTGAAGTAGATGTCTACATTCAATTCATTttgattaaaattaaaatattaaaattataaatattgcaaagaATCAACTTACACTCAAATTTCTCATTAAATCTAATCCAAAGATAACATCTAGATTCAATGTTAACGAGGAATAATATATCATATTACCTTCACtgatttttataataaaaaaaattgtatgtatTAATTTTACAATTTTCAACATTATGACAGACTCTTCCATTTGATTACAAAAATTCATTGTACCATTTGGGTTATCCAGACATAGATAGGCCTTTCTAGGAAACCGTTTGATTTTTTAAAATGATAATCGTTGTAACATTTGGATTACACAATACATAATTGGGTTCTCCTAGAAACTGTTTCTAACATCAACAAACAAGTGCGTAGAGTGAACAATACAAGAACACAATTATGCTAACAAACTAAAATGAGAGCATAAATTATTTCCTCCTTCGATGCAAAAAAACTGACTTACATGTCCAAGGACATAGTAATGGGAGGGAATAGAACCAAGTTGGGTTGCCCAAGAAGGTGGTGCATATTGACATAAACACAGAAAGGGCCCTCTGCCTTCTGGTAGTTCGTCCATATTACTTGAACTTGTTTGCACCCCCTCCTGGTCCGTGTCTTCACCTCCATTTTTTTCCCGACTTAGAACTGGTATGCCAAAACTGAACTTTCTGTGAGATTGAATCAATGCGCGAGTAACCCAAATGTTATGTGAAATGGTTGGAATAGTGCCCATATACCTCCCGTTCATCAGAGAATGGGAGCAAAATCCTGGGATGTACTTTGTATAAAACGGATCTTCTCTCATAAATTGTAATTATAAAACACCAGGTAAGTTGGTTTCTAGAGCTGGAAGTATGTTGAAATATTTTCGAGACATTCACCAAAACAAAAATCCTATGTGCTGAATGACAGTGTATTTTAAACATAGTTCTCTTTATATGAAACAAATGCTAATTTGAACTGCGTCAACAAATAACTAACATTTTTGAATATGATAGCGCACAAATCATTTCAGCTATAGAACAtctaattttcttgaagaatggcGAGTCAGATTAAAtcttttttttatcagtaaagatGGAGAAATAATCTTTAGGACATGACTTTCTAAAGTTTTGATGTTGTTTGTCTTTTTACTGGTTTAAGTATTTTGTTTATAgtctttttattttttcaaataggATGAGATAGTCTATTCTATGTGAAGAACCCTCTACCTAAAGTCTGTTGTGTCACGCCGGAATACTTTAGCGTTGCCTGAGAGTTTTTTTTCTGTATATTTTgtttaagtttgaaaaaaaaacACTTATCGTCGGATCTTCAAATTTCATTTCTGATATTTTTTCAATCCAATCCTAATGTATTTTGAATAAGTTGAAGCATAGGAGATTGGTTTTCATTCTTCTCATTTTAGATGTTTTCCTGCCGTGATAGTGTTTCATTATTATTCCTACATACTGTCCATTTTTTTAACTTGGTGTAAGGAGAAAACAATGAACCAAAGTAAGTTGTTTCTTAATAAGTAATGTTTTCTATTGTTTTTGGGTTACAATAATGTTTATAGTTAgataacttttatatatatatatatatatataaaactattaTTTTATATCGGTTTTTTGGATGGTACTTGGAAATGAGCATTTTATACATGAACATACAAATAGACAATGTTAcatgtttgattttttatttgtagatataactataatgtataatattttattgaatgtttttgtttAGGAATGGCAACTCCTCCCAATATTATTTAGATAATAGGTTGCAATAGCCTCCCTAACCTGCCAAGTCAATCATCTCCATCAAATAATTGGCATGGATTTCCATCAAATAGTATCCTTGCATTTACAAGTAATATTTCATTCAATTGCCTTGACATAATACAAGAAGCAAAGGCAACATGTTCAACTCTATGTGATGTGTAAGACTACATTGTTGTAATGATGCAGGCACCattggatcaatttcatgtgaCTTGTGAAAAGTTGTCAGTCTTTTGTGCCTTCTTGAAACAAATGCACACTGATGAGTACTATGCTCAAGGCAATGGTGCTAACCTTCAACTTGCATTCTAGAGCTACTTGAATAACATGTAATCGATCTACTTTTTAGATACGTAAAAAGTATATAAAACTACAATGGTATTGTGATGCTCAATAACTATGCATCCTTTTGAAACTTTCTCGACTATTGCACACTCGTTAAAATGATGTTGGAAGCAAAGGACCTCATGTTAAGCTTCACTTTTTTGAACTACTTGGATAATATTCAATAAACATATACTTCACAATTTTGTATATAATATATATCACTATAATGCTTTTCTAGCTTTCTGATCTATGCATAGTTGTGCAAACTATGGATGACTATTTTATATACCTATTCGCTGATTTAAAAACACATTATTTACTTtactttttaaaatatattatgctCCTTCTCTTCATAAGTTTATAAAATAACCTCTTCTTGTTTACTCCGAACAGAATGCATTGTTCATTTATATTGGTTTTAAAAGTAGAATACAAATACTCAAATTTTGTACTGCATACATACGAACAATTTATTTCTTCAAATTTCCATTTAAATGTAGGAATATATGTGAGCAATATTGTGACTTGTATTTATTATTTAGATTTTCACATCAAATCAAAGCTCCAatatttttagtttttcttttcatttggtCTAATTTGATCTTCCCCCTTTTGTTTCCTTTTAATAGAGTGAAGCAATAATTGTAGGCAAATTGAATTTGGTTCCTTTGATTTTTTAAAAACCTGGTGTAGAATGCATTGTTCATTTCTATTGGTTTTAAAAGTAGAATACAATTACTCTAATTTTGTACTGCATACATATGAACAATGtctttcttcaaattttcatttaaatGTAGGAATATATGTGAGCAATATTGTGACTTGTATTTATTATTTagattttcatatcaaatcaaagcTCCAATATTTTTGGTTCTTCTTTTCATTTGGTCTGATTTGATCTTCCCCCTTTCGTTTCCTTTGAATAGAGTGAAGCAACAACTGTAGGCAAATTGAATTTGGTTCCTTTGATTTTTTAAAAACTTGGTGTAGTAGCACTTTGTAAATTTTCCTTGCAAACCATGTTTTCTATAAGCGGGttcttcaaaagaaaaataatttgaagtGACCTCTTAATCCTTAGAATTTCCTATTTAATTTCTCAATCTCCTCCACATTCTACTATTCTTCGATATCCTTCTTCCATATTTGAAGGTAAACCCAATGCCCCCATCAATGCATTTTAATCTCCCTTTTGATTTAAAAATAATATGATCTCTGATTTCATTTATTGCCACAATTACTATATGTTGCTAAATAAATATGAAGTGAAATGTATTTTCTCTGTTTACTTAAATTTAGTCTATAGTAAAATGATTAGTGTTGTAATCTCTTAAATTTAGTTTACAGTAAAAATGATTAGTGTTGTAATCTCCTATGCATACACTATATTTATCCTTTATTgtttgagaatattttttcttttttttcttgtaTTTACCAAACTGCAACATTACATTACAAACATCACCTTTATTATTCCACCCTATTAATTCAATCAAATTCAAGTCCACATAAATTGGTAGAGCCTTGTTTTATTTCATATTAAATGCATGTTTTAAAGTACTTGGAAATGCATTAAGTAAACCTACACCCATAAATATCAATTATACTTATGCTTTTTCATTTCTCGCTAAGCTTTCTTCTTGATCTTAATTTTTCACGAAGTTAGTTGTCTTCTACATGTACAGAGATTACAATTTATTAATATGCTACTAATTTACATCttctaatttaaaattttatgaaTCTTACATATAAAATTAATTGCTTTGGTTTCATCTAATCGTCACTACATATTTCTTCATGGATTGTATTGTCCATAGTGCAATTTGAACAAGAATTGTCCACAATGCAATTTCAACAAGACAAAACCTATTTCCAATAGCCCCAAAGAAACAAACTACCCGTTATTCttcataaatattttttttgtagtttATCCAATACTATTACATTTCCAAAATAAAATTTCATATTCACAGCTCTCACATATTTGCATTTTTTCCTTCAATATTtgttataaatatacatatgtataatgtttatatgtatatatatatatatatatatatatatatatatatatatatatatatatatatatatatatatatatatatatatatatatatatatatatatatatatataataagtttGATAGTGTCATTTCAACTTCATCTCCAATATCTATTTGTGGTTTCAAATACATTTCCAATTTATATTTTTCATTAGATCGAATATTATAGGTTACTTTCAAAACATAATACTTTTGAATTTTATGTAACTTTTATAGGGAAAATTACCACAAGAAGTGAAAATGCATCCTTTGACTCGAAATGCACTAAAAAAAATCAATGATGGGCACCCTTAAATACAACCACATCTTCAAGTCGTACGCATTGCTAAGATTGGGGATAGCCTCAAATCAACAACTCGATACAAAATGGATCTTTTGATGGAGTTCGTAAATAGAAGGCAATAGTTCCAAAAAAATATAATCAATACATGACATCAAAATAGATCCTTGAAGGATCTATAGTGTTGCTCATAGGCTATAGTTGCCCAACTATTTGCAAATCAAGGTGGGCAATGTCTTTAGTTAACTTAGTAAAAAAGAAAAATTGCTTACAAAAAATTTGACAATCATAAACCCATCATTTAGAATATATTCCACTTTCTAACACTTCTTTTTATATATTGATATAGGTGGATTGTCGTCTGAGAACTAGAAATCACTTGCTTGCACCATGATATTATTGGTCAACCTGCCTACCTTTTCAAAGACAATGACCTACAACTACATGCAACAAGTTCAGACACTCCATGTATAGCACTTGTTGAGGATGACAAAGTACCAAATCTACCTCCTCAAAGGCCATTGTTTGGAATATCACCATCCTTACAGGAAAAATCCCTCCCCTCCACTATTACTCCTATTAAAAGTTTGAATCTATTTCAAACAAGGTGGCTTATAAAGGGTTGTGTTACAATAAAAAAAGAAATGCATCACTTCAACAAACCACAGGGACAAGGGTGTGTCTTTTCTTTTGATATTATAGATTGTGAGAACACTGAGATACGTATCACTTCTTTCAATGAAGTTGCAGACCTTCATTACATGAATATTCAACTTGGAGCTATATATACAATATTAGGTGGAACTGTTAAGCCAACAAATAGGTTGTACAACAAGCTTAATAGCCAACTTGAAATTTTCCTACAAGATGCTTCAAAGGTTTCTCTATCAGACGATGACCTTACCATTCCAAAACATCAGTTCTCTTTCAAACCTCTAAATGAAATTATGCAAATGACCAATAATTATCTTGTTGATGTTATTGGAATAGTCATTTGTGTAGATCCAAGCTCCACTATAAGAAGGAGGGATGACACAAAAGTTCTTAGAAGAAGCATCAAGCTAATGGATATGTCTCCATGTACTATTAATGTTACTTTATGGGTTCCAACCACTCAAAAGGAAGGTACACAACTGCAAGAAATGTACCACTCACATCATGTTGTTGCACTTGCAATTAAAAGTGGACGAGTCACTAAAGATAATGGAAAGGTCATAAGCACTTTGGCTAGTACCCACCTTTTTACAGACCCAAGCATAGAAGAAACAAAACAACTAAAATCACGGCTTGAACAAAATGGGGGTGATGTTATTTCAT
This window harbors:
- the LOC131875378 gene encoding replication protein A 70 kDa DNA-binding subunit A-like, with the protein product MHHFNKPQGQGCVFSFDIIDCENTEIRITSFNEVADLHYMNIQLGAIYTILGGTVKPTNRLYNKLNSQLEIFLQDASKVSLSDDDLTIPKHQFSFKPLNEIMQMTNNYLVDVIGIVICVDPSSTIRRRDDTKVLRRSIKLMDMSPCTINVTLWVPTTQKEGTQLQEMYHSHHVVALAIKSGRVTKDNGKVISTLASTHLFTDPSIEETKQLKSRLEQNGGDVISSSTETIDVPLQITRKTIVDIEEQTMHSKQPVQHIVKATIRFIKSNSIFYPSCPLEIDGKQCKKRAV